From a single Deltaproteobacteria bacterium genomic region:
- a CDS encoding TlpA family protein disulfide reductase, which yields MDLPVWQALYEELAPRSFTVITVAMDAGGAHDVRQWIEAAKPTHPSLIDTRHVVAELYDWVNVPSNAWIDEEGRIVRPNDPGFAGEYFRGMMDPGFDFKAMMKEYARMRDRYLDAVRDWVANGPGSRWALTPEQVRARMAGPNAEHARAAAHFRLGTFLHEQGRAEAAQAAFAEAKKLRPESWNFKRQTWHLEEPGKSGGPEFWAEVKALGDRPYYPRWEL from the coding sequence ATGGACCTGCCGGTCTGGCAGGCGCTCTACGAGGAGCTCGCGCCCCGGAGCTTCACCGTCATCACCGTCGCCATGGACGCGGGCGGCGCGCATGACGTCCGCCAGTGGATCGAGGCGGCAAAGCCGACGCACCCGAGCCTCATCGACACGCGCCACGTCGTCGCCGAGCTCTACGACTGGGTGAACGTCCCCTCGAACGCCTGGATCGACGAGGAGGGCCGCATCGTGCGCCCGAACGACCCGGGCTTCGCGGGCGAGTACTTCCGCGGCATGATGGACCCCGGTTTCGACTTCAAGGCGATGATGAAGGAGTACGCGCGCATGCGCGACCGCTACCTGGACGCCGTGCGCGACTGGGTGGCGAACGGCCCCGGGAGCCGCTGGGCGCTCACGCCCGAGCAGGTCCGCGCGCGCATGGCGGGGCCGAACGCGGAGCACGCGCGCGCCGCGGCCCACTTCCGGCTGGGCACGTTCCTCCACGAGCAGGGCAGGGCGGAGGCCGCGCAAGCAGCGTTCGCGGAGGCGAAGAAGCTCCGCCCCGAGAGCTGGAACTTCAAGCGCCAGACCTGGCACCTGGAGGAGCCCGGGAAGTCGGGTGGCCCGGAGTTCTGGGCCGAGGTGAAGGCGCTCGGCGATCGGCCCTACTACCCGCGCTGGGAGCTGTAG
- the pyrR gene encoding bifunctional pyr operon transcriptional regulator/uracil phosphoribosyltransferase PyrR, with protein MDALAIQRALVRIAHEILERNKGTEELALIGIRSRGVHLAERIRKTIGEIEGGAPPPFGVVDITLYRDDLDRGVQNPIVQGTDIPFPVDGRRILLVDDVLFTGRTVRAAMDALVDFGRPQSIQLAVLVDRGHRELPIRADYVGKNLPTSRREQVQVRLAEADGVDEVVIES; from the coding sequence ATGGACGCGCTCGCCATCCAGCGCGCGCTCGTCCGCATCGCGCATGAGATCCTCGAGCGCAACAAGGGCACCGAGGAGCTGGCGCTGATCGGCATCCGCTCGCGCGGCGTGCACCTAGCCGAGCGCATCCGCAAGACGATCGGCGAGATCGAGGGCGGCGCGCCGCCGCCCTTCGGCGTGGTCGACATCACGCTCTACCGCGACGATCTGGATCGCGGCGTCCAGAACCCGATCGTGCAGGGGACCGACATCCCGTTCCCCGTCGATGGCCGCCGCATCCTGCTCGTCGACGACGTGCTCTTCACCGGCCGGACGGTGCGTGCCGCGATGGACGCGCTGGTCGACTTCGGCCGGCCCCAGTCCATCCAGCTCGCGGTGCTGGTCGACCGGGGCCATCGCGAGCTTCCCATCCGTGCGGACTACGTGGGCAAGAACCTCCCCACCTCCCGCCGCGAGCAGGTGCAGGTCCGGCTCGCCGAGGCGGACGGCGTGGACGAGGTCGTGATCGAGAGCTGA
- a CDS encoding aspartate carbamoyltransferase catalytic subunit — MGFTQRHLLGLEGVAADEITTILDTAGSFKEISERDIKKVPTLRGKTVINLFYETSTRTRTSFEIAAKRLSADTINISAASSSMSKGETLADTARNLEAMRPDAIVVRHPSSGACHLLARHVSCPILNAGDGCHEHPTQALLDLLTIRERHGRLAGLTVAIVGDVLHSRVARSNLHALRTLGATVRLVGPPTLVPRQLAAFGAELHHSLADGVRDADVIMMLRIQRERQGANFFPTVDEYSHYFCLTEDAVRLARPHVIILHPGPVNRGLEIASAVADGPYSVIMDQVTNGVAVRMALLYLLVARSKAEDASASEAEPTLEPMRRRTGGRV; from the coding sequence ATGGGGTTCACGCAGCGTCACCTGCTCGGGCTGGAGGGAGTCGCGGCGGACGAGATCACGACCATCCTCGACACCGCCGGCTCCTTCAAGGAGATCTCGGAGCGCGACATCAAGAAGGTGCCGACGCTGCGCGGGAAGACGGTCATCAACCTCTTCTACGAGACGAGCACGCGCACGCGGACCTCGTTCGAGATCGCGGCCAAGCGGCTCTCGGCCGACACCATCAACATCAGCGCCGCGAGCTCGAGCATGTCGAAGGGCGAGACGCTCGCCGACACGGCGCGCAACCTCGAGGCCATGCGGCCCGACGCGATCGTCGTCCGCCACCCCTCCTCGGGGGCCTGCCATCTCCTCGCGCGCCACGTCTCGTGCCCCATCCTGAACGCCGGCGACGGCTGCCACGAGCACCCGACGCAGGCGCTGCTCGACCTGCTGACGATCCGGGAGCGTCATGGCCGACTCGCCGGGCTCACGGTCGCGATCGTGGGCGACGTGCTCCACAGCCGCGTGGCGCGCTCGAACCTGCACGCGCTCCGCACGCTCGGCGCGACCGTCCGCCTGGTCGGCCCGCCGACGCTCGTGCCGCGCCAGCTCGCCGCCTTCGGCGCCGAGCTGCACCACAGCCTGGCGGACGGCGTGCGCGACGCCGACGTGATCATGATGCTCCGCATCCAGCGCGAGCGGCAGGGCGCGAACTTCTTCCCGACCGTCGACGAGTACTCGCACTACTTCTGCCTGACCGAAGACGCGGTCCGGCTCGCCCGGCCGCACGTCATCATCCTCCATCCCGGGCCGGTCAACCGCGGCCTCGAGATCGCGAGCGCGGTCGCCGACGGGCCGTACTCGGTCATCATGGACCAGGTGACGAACGGGGTCGCGGTGCGGATGGCGCTCCTCTACCTGCTGGTCGCCCGGAGCAAGGCCGAGGACGCGAGCGCGAGCGAGGCCGAGCCCACGCTCGAGCCGATGCGGCGGCGGACCGGGGGGCGTGTGTGA
- a CDS encoding dihydroorotase, which translates to MSRLLVAGGTVVDPVAGRAAAGDVLVDGEKIAATGAPGTLAAGDAPVLDARGLLVLPGLVDMHVHLREPGYEYKETIQTGVAAALAGGFASLACMANTEPVNDSAAVTQYILDRARIAQGARVYPIGALSQGLKGERLAEIGEMHRAGIVAVSDDGRPVVDAELMRRALEYSSMFGLPVIAHEEEPHLAAGGAMNEGVTALRLGLRGIPAAAEEVMIARDLALARLTGGRLHVAHVSTRGAVALLREAKAQGLPVTAEVTPHHLFLTEEAVEGYGTNAKMAPPLRTRADVAALRAALADGTIDAIATDHAPHHHDEKEVEFDLAANGVVGLETAVPLALRLVAEGVLDLPTLVARMTVGPARILGLPAGTLAPGAAADLTLVDPERRWRVEARAFRSKGRNTPFEGWDMTGRAVAVLVGGRLVHGERPATAPALRSAS; encoded by the coding sequence GTGAGCCGGCTGCTCGTCGCCGGCGGCACGGTGGTCGACCCGGTCGCGGGCCGCGCAGCCGCGGGCGACGTGCTGGTGGACGGTGAGAAGATCGCCGCGACCGGCGCGCCGGGGACGCTCGCCGCCGGCGACGCCCCGGTGCTCGACGCGCGCGGGCTCCTCGTGCTGCCCGGCCTGGTCGACATGCACGTGCATCTCCGCGAGCCGGGCTACGAGTACAAGGAGACCATCCAGACCGGCGTGGCGGCGGCGCTCGCGGGCGGCTTCGCCTCGCTCGCCTGCATGGCGAACACGGAGCCCGTGAACGACAGCGCCGCGGTCACGCAGTACATCCTGGACCGCGCGCGGATTGCGCAGGGCGCTCGCGTCTACCCCATCGGCGCGCTCTCGCAGGGCTTGAAGGGCGAGCGCCTGGCCGAGATCGGCGAGATGCACCGCGCCGGCATCGTCGCCGTCTCCGACGACGGCCGCCCGGTCGTGGACGCCGAGCTCATGCGCCGCGCGCTCGAGTACAGCTCGATGTTCGGCCTCCCGGTGATCGCGCACGAGGAGGAGCCGCACCTCGCGGCCGGCGGCGCCATGAACGAGGGCGTGACCGCGCTGCGCCTGGGTCTCCGCGGCATCCCGGCCGCCGCCGAGGAGGTGATGATCGCGCGCGACCTGGCGCTCGCGCGCCTCACGGGCGGGCGCCTGCACGTCGCACACGTGAGCACCAGGGGCGCGGTCGCGCTCCTCCGCGAGGCGAAGGCCCAGGGCCTGCCGGTCACGGCCGAGGTGACCCCGCACCATCTCTTCCTCACCGAGGAGGCGGTCGAGGGCTACGGCACGAACGCCAAGATGGCGCCGCCGCTGCGCACGCGCGCGGACGTGGCGGCCCTCCGCGCCGCGCTCGCCGACGGCACCATCGACGCGATCGCCACCGACCATGCGCCGCATCACCACGACGAGAAGGAGGTCGAGTTCGACCTCGCCGCGAACGGCGTCGTCGGTCTCGAGACGGCGGTGCCGCTGGCGCTCCGCCTGGTCGCGGAAGGTGTCCTCGACCTGCCCACGCTGGTGGCGCGCATGACGGTCGGCCCCGCACGCATCCTGGGCCTCCCGGCCGGCACGCTCGCCCCGGGCGCGGCGGCCGACCTGACGCTCGTCGATCCCGAGCGCCGCTGGCGGGTCGAGGCGCGCGCGTTCCGCTCGAAGGGCCGCAACACACCCTTCGAGGGCTGGGACATGACGGGCCGCGCGGTCGCCGTCCTGGTCGGCGGCCGGCTCGTGCACGGCGAGCGGCCCGCGACGGCGCCGGCGCTGCGGAGCGCGTCGTGA
- the carA gene encoding glutamine-hydrolyzing carbamoyl-phosphate synthase small subunit codes for MKERPALLALADGTIFRGRAFGATGEAVGELVFNTSMTGYQEILTDPSYEGQLVAMTYPEIGNVGVNREDVESRRPYVRGFVVREYREAPSSWRAEESLGAYLARHGIPAIEGIDTRALVRHLRDHGSQEAVLSSVDLNPERLVRRAKDSPGLVGRDLVREVTCKEPYEWTQGPWRLGLGYTTAEQAAEQRRGKVFDVVAYDFGIKWNILRNLVGTGCRVQVVPAYTSAAEVLAMRPDGVFLSNGPGDPDAVAGAPERVAQLVGNVPVFGICLGHQIMGLALGGKTFKLKFGHHGGNQPVKDLTTGKVEITAQNHGFAVDVESLRGRAEITHINLNDHTCEGLAVKGQPTFSVQYHPEASPGPHDARYLFRRFVEMMERDTG; via the coding sequence GTGAAGGAGCGGCCGGCGCTGCTGGCGCTCGCCGACGGCACGATCTTCCGCGGGCGCGCCTTCGGCGCGACGGGCGAGGCGGTGGGCGAGCTCGTCTTCAACACCAGCATGACGGGCTACCAGGAGATCCTGACCGACCCGTCCTACGAGGGGCAGCTGGTCGCCATGACGTACCCGGAGATCGGCAACGTCGGCGTGAACCGCGAGGACGTCGAGTCGCGCCGCCCCTACGTGCGCGGCTTCGTGGTGCGCGAGTACCGCGAGGCGCCGTCGTCGTGGCGGGCGGAGGAATCGCTCGGCGCCTACCTCGCACGGCACGGGATTCCCGCGATCGAGGGTATCGACACGCGCGCGCTGGTGCGCCACCTCCGCGATCACGGCTCGCAGGAGGCCGTGCTGTCGAGCGTCGATCTGAACCCGGAGCGGCTCGTGCGCCGCGCGAAGGACTCGCCCGGCCTCGTCGGCCGCGACCTGGTGCGCGAGGTGACGTGCAAGGAGCCCTACGAGTGGACGCAGGGCCCGTGGCGGCTGGGTCTGGGCTACACGACCGCGGAGCAGGCGGCGGAGCAGCGGCGCGGGAAGGTGTTCGACGTCGTGGCCTACGACTTCGGCATCAAGTGGAACATCCTGCGGAACCTGGTCGGGACGGGCTGCCGCGTGCAGGTCGTGCCCGCGTACACGAGCGCCGCTGAGGTGCTGGCGATGCGCCCCGACGGCGTCTTCCTCTCCAACGGCCCCGGCGACCCCGACGCGGTCGCGGGCGCGCCCGAGCGCGTGGCGCAGCTCGTCGGCAACGTGCCCGTCTTCGGCATCTGCTTGGGGCACCAGATCATGGGCCTCGCGCTGGGCGGGAAGACGTTCAAGCTCAAGTTCGGCCACCACGGTGGGAACCAGCCGGTGAAGGACCTGACGACGGGGAAGGTGGAGATCACGGCGCAGAACCATGGGTTTGCGGTGGACGTGGAGTCGCTGCGCGGGCGGGCGGAGATCACGCACATCAACTTGAACGACCACACCTGCGAGGGCCTCGCGGTGAAGGGGCAGCCGACCTTCTCGGTGCAGTACCATCCGGAGGCGTCGCCCGGGCCGCACGATGCGCGGTATCTGTTTCGGCGGTTCGTGGAGATGATGGAGCGGGACACGGGATAG